One part of the Deltaproteobacteria bacterium genome encodes these proteins:
- the fliI gene encoding flagellar protein export ATPase FliI: protein MSNIDLPELILEESILPQIDLSRYVRVLDSLSTYRLKGKVVELTGLVVKASVPGVRVGELCYIESAHKKMPIKAEVVGFKDKEVLLMPLGDLEGIGPGNEVLPSGGTLKVRVGNNLLGRVLDGLGEAMDIEQRGPLELSEEYPVMASPPDPLQRKRILKPISVGVKAIDALLTCGEGQRVGVFAAAGVGKSTTLGMIARNTEAEVNVICLVGERGREVRDFIEHDLGEEGLAKSVLVISTSDRPSLVRCKAAYVATSIAEYFRDQGKKVLLMMDSVTRFARALREIGLAVGEPPARQGFTPSVFSTLPKLLERAGNSAKGSITAFYTVLVEGDDMTEPVADEVRSILDGHIILSRDLASRGHYPAINVPDSISRVMSNVVDPEHLEAAQKLREVIASYEKERDLILIGAYEQGSDPKVDYAIEKIEEVNNFLKQRTDEKVDLPDSIEQLKSIFL, encoded by the coding sequence ATGAGCAATATTGATTTACCCGAATTGATCTTAGAGGAATCGATTTTGCCCCAAATCGATCTTTCACGTTACGTTCGAGTGTTAGATTCCCTCTCCACTTATCGTCTTAAAGGAAAGGTGGTTGAGCTAACCGGTCTGGTGGTAAAGGCCTCTGTTCCTGGTGTTCGTGTTGGAGAGCTTTGCTATATCGAAAGCGCACACAAAAAAATGCCCATCAAAGCCGAAGTGGTGGGGTTTAAAGACAAAGAAGTATTGCTCATGCCTTTGGGAGACTTGGAAGGGATAGGCCCAGGAAATGAAGTTCTCCCGAGTGGAGGGACTCTAAAAGTAAGAGTAGGAAATAATCTGCTGGGTCGAGTACTCGATGGATTGGGTGAGGCAATGGACATCGAACAACGAGGGCCTCTTGAGCTTTCTGAGGAATATCCCGTTATGGCTTCTCCGCCTGATCCCCTGCAACGCAAGAGGATATTGAAACCTATTTCGGTAGGGGTAAAGGCCATTGATGCGTTACTTACCTGCGGGGAAGGGCAGCGCGTTGGGGTATTTGCCGCGGCAGGGGTTGGAAAAAGCACTACCTTGGGGATGATTGCGCGAAACACCGAAGCGGAGGTGAATGTGATTTGCCTTGTCGGAGAACGCGGCCGTGAGGTGCGTGATTTTATTGAACACGATTTGGGAGAGGAGGGGCTGGCAAAATCGGTATTGGTCATTTCCACCTCTGATCGCCCTTCTTTAGTGCGCTGTAAAGCTGCTTATGTGGCGACTTCCATTGCGGAGTATTTTCGAGACCAGGGTAAAAAAGTTTTATTAATGATGGATTCTGTTACCCGTTTTGCCCGAGCCTTGCGTGAGATTGGTTTGGCGGTGGGTGAGCCTCCTGCTCGTCAGGGGTTTACACCCTCCGTGTTTTCGACTCTCCCCAAACTTCTGGAGCGAGCAGGCAATTCTGCAAAAGGCTCTATCACAGCCTTTTATACCGTGTTGGTAGAGGGGGATGACATGACCGAGCCTGTAGCTGACGAGGTGCGCTCCATCCTCGATGGGCATATTATTCTTTCTCGAGACTTGGCCAGTCGTGGGCATTATCCCGCTATTAATGTCCCTGACAGCATTTCACGCGTTATGAGTAACGTGGTGGATCCGGAGCATTTAGAGGCAGCCCAAAAGTTAAGAGAAGTTATTGCAAGTTATGAAAAAGAAAGAGACCTCATTTTAATTGGTGCTTATGAGCAAGGCTCAGATCCGAAAGTGGATTATGCCATTGAAAAGATTGAGGAGGTAAACAACTTTTTAAAGCAGCGTACCGATGAAAAAGTGGATCTTCCAGACAGTATCGAACAACTAAAAAGCATATTCTTGTAA